The sequence ACCTAATGTCCAGTTTGTAAATTTATAGCCATCATTGGGGGTTGCGGTTAGGGTAACAGTTGTACCCTCTTCAACCTCTATTTCTGAGGCTGTGGCTGATCCCATACTCTCATCTGACGATGATACGCTTATGGTGTATATCTCTTTTATCTCTACAAAATTGGTAAATTTACTCCAATACTCTGCCGATTGATATGCACTTAACGAACCTTTAGGTATATATACTGGTATTGTCTTTGCTACATTAGCGAATGCTTGTGAATCTATTGTAGGAGCTACTGGGTTTAATGAATATATCTCAAACCCTGAATAACCACTGAAAGCATAATATCCTATACTTGTAACACTCTCGGGGATTGTTACACTCGTTAAACCGTCACAACCTGAGAAAGCATAATTTCCAATACTTGTAACACCCTCGGGGATAGAGTATGAGGTTCTACTATTACCTATAGGATATTGAATTAATTCTGTTTTATCTTTGTTAAACAAAACTCCTTCTTCTGAACTATAATTTGTATTATTCTCTGCTACCTCTATCTCGGTTAAACGGTAACAATAGCGGAAAGCATAACTTCCAATACTTGTAACACTCTCGGGGATTGTTACACTCGTTAAACCGTCACAATTTGAGAAAGCACGCATTTCTATTGCGGTAACACCCTCGGGGATAGAGTATGAGGTTCTACTATTACCTATAGGATATTGAATTAATTCTGTTTTATATTTATTAAACAAAACTCCTTCTTCTGAACTATAATTTATATTATTCTCTGCTACCTCTATCTCTGTTAAACCTGTACAACCAAGGAAAGCATCTCCTCCTATAATTGTAACACTCTCGGGGATTGTTACACTCGTTAACCCTGTACAATAACAGAAAGCATCATCTCCTATACTTGTAACACTCTCGGGTATCGTTACACTCGTTAAACCGTCACAATTTGAGAAAGCAGAATTTCCTATACTTGTAACACTCTCGGGTATCGTTACACTCGTTAACCCTGTACAACGAAGGAAAGCAGAATTTCCTATACTTGTAACTCCCTCGGAGATTGTTACACTGGTTAACCCTGTACAATCACAGAAAGCATAATCTCCTATACTTGTAACACTCTCGGGGATTGTTACACTCGTTAACCCTGTACAATCACAGAAAGCAAATTCTCCTATTGTGGTAACACCCTCGGGGATTACAACACTCGTTAAACCTGAACAATTTCTGAAAGCAGAACTTCCTATACTTGTAACACCCTCGGGGATTGTTACGCTAATTAAACTACTGCAACCATAAAAGGTATATTCTTTTATTTCTGAAATACTATTAGGGATAACTAAATCTGTTATCAACTCATTATTTAAATATAATTTTTTTGCAGTTCTTAATGGATTTGAATAACTATTTCTAACACCATCAGAGAAATCAATATTACACCAAGCTGTAAGGTTGCTTATATATACTCCCGTTAAACCACAACCTGAGAAAGCATTATCTCCTATTGCGGTAACACTCTCGGGGATTGTTACACTCGTTAAACCTGAACAATCTGAGAAAGCATTACCTCCTATTGTGGTAACACCCTCGGGGATTGTTACACTCGTTAAACCGTCACAATATGAGAAAGCATTTTCTCCTATTGCGGTAACACTATAAGTATTTCCACTATACTCAACTGTTGAGGGGATATTTACCTCTCCGCTATATTCCCCTGAGTATTCAGAATAACTACTTCCCTTATATGTTACCTCTACACTATTATCTGAGGTTATATTATACCAAATTGTAACTCCATCACTATTTACTGCTTCAAATTCGTGTGCCGTTACATTTAATGTTAATGCACATAGTACCAATAAAATAAGGTGCTTCAAATAATTACATTGTTTCATAATATATTTTGTTTTTGTTTAATATTTATATTAATTAGTGTCATTTGTGTCATTAGGAATACAAAGAACTAATACTAATAACTAACAGTTAACGAGCAAATGCTCGTTAACTGTTAGTTGATAGCATACAATATTTTGCAAAAATAAACATAAATTTACACTTCACCCTCCCATCGTTTGTTAAGATGTGTTAAATATATTGTAATTGACTGGCTTTATATATATTAGCAACGCATAGTTAGCACAGCTATATTATGCTATTGCTCCAATTAGATATATAAGAAAAACGGAGTTGCACCTCAATATGCATCTCCGTTTTTATGGCGAACGTTTAGTTTTAATATTATTTCTTTTGTTAGTTGTTAAACATATTAGACTAATTGGACTAATTAGATATATTAGATATACAAAGTAACGATAATAAAAAAATGAGGAGTTAGAGATTTTCATTCCTAATTCCTCATTTCTAATTTGGTTTAATCCTTACGTGGAGGACGTGGAGCACGAGGTGCTCTTGCCGGACGCTCTTCCCAACCTTCTGGTTTGGGTTGAAGTGCCTTCATTGACAAACGGAATTTTCCTGTTTTCTTGTCTATTTCAACAAGTTTTACAGTTACTTCGTCACCCTCTTTGATGCCCGACTCTTCCATTGTCTCCAAGCGTTTGTAAGCAATCTCAGAGATGTGTAACAATCCATCTTTTCCGGGCATAAACTCAACAAATGCTCCAAATGCAAGTATCGATTTTACTTTTCCTGTATAGGTCTCGCCCTCCTCAGGTATTGCTACTATTCCTTTGATACGGGCAAGTGCTGCATCTATTGCATCGCGGTTTGATGCTGCAATCTCAACACGTCCGCCCTCTTCTGTCTCCTCTATTGTTACAACTGCACCAGACTCCTCTTGTATGCCTTGTATTATCTTTCCACCGGGGCCGATAACTGCACCAATCATATCTTTTGGTATAAGAAGTGTCTCAATGCGTGGAGCGTGAGGTTTGAAGTCTTCGCGTGGCTCAGGTATTGTATCGAGTATTTTGCCAAGGATGTGCATACGACCATCGTGTGCTTGCATCAAGGCTTTCTCAAGAATTTCGTATGGTAGTCCGTCAACTTTGATATCCATTTGTGTTGCAGTGATACCATCTTTTGTTCCTGTTACCTTAAAGTCCATATCTCCCAAGTGGTCCTCATCACCAAGAATATCTGAAAGAACTGCATATTTTTGGTTGTCGGTAATCAATCCCATTGCAATTCCTGATACCGGCTTTTTGATTTTAACTCCGGCATCCATCAAAGCAAGTGTTCCGGCACATACTGTTGCCATTGATGATGATCCGTTTGACTCAAGAATGTCTGATACTACACGAACTGTGTATGGGTAGTCGGCAGGAATCATTCCTTTTAATGCACGACATGCCAAGTTTCCGTGTCCTACCTCACGACGGCCTACTCCGCGTGATGCTTTTGCCTCTCCTGTTGAGAATGGGGGGAAGTTATAGTGTAACAAGAAGCGTT is a genomic window of Bacteroidales bacterium containing:
- a CDS encoding leucine-rich repeat domain-containing protein: MKQCNYLKHLILLVLCALTLNVTAHEFEAVNSDGVTIWYNITSDNSVEVTYKGSSYSEYSGEYSGEVNIPSTVEYSGNTYSVTAIGENAFSYCDGLTSVTIPEGVTTIGGNAFSDCSGLTSVTIPESVTAIGDNAFSGCGLTGVYISNLTAWCNIDFSDGVRNSYSNPLRTAKKLYLNNELITDLVIPNSISEIKEYTFYGCSSLISVTIPEGVTSIGSSAFRNCSGLTSVVIPEGVTTIGEFAFCDCTGLTSVTIPESVTSIGDYAFCDCTGLTSVTISEGVTSIGNSAFLRCTGLTSVTIPESVTSIGNSAFSNCDGLTSVTIPESVTSIGDDAFCYCTGLTSVTIPESVTIIGGDAFLGCTGLTEIEVAENNINYSSEEGVLFNKYKTELIQYPIGNSRTSYSIPEGVTAIEMRAFSNCDGLTSVTIPESVTSIGSYAFRYCYRLTEIEVAENNTNYSSEEGVLFNKDKTELIQYPIGNSRTSYSIPEGVTSIGNYAFSGCDGLTSVTIPESVTSIGYYAFSGYSGFEIYSLNPVAPTIDSQAFANVAKTIPVYIPKGSLSAYQSAEYWSKFTNFVEIKEIYTISVSSSDESMGSATASEIEVEEGTTVTLTATPNDGYKFTNWTLG